One Prinia subflava isolate CZ2003 ecotype Zambia chromosome 8, Cam_Psub_1.2, whole genome shotgun sequence DNA window includes the following coding sequences:
- the RSKR gene encoding ribosomal protein S6 kinase-related protein isoform X1, whose protein sequence is MGATSSGPGPAPAPVRPPQVRAAASAPGMPLGTSRPGIPSLTLSPVPQGRTVGSWVRALLSRAGSVPVSVPVPVPGLALAPRGPAEEPPLPGWPLPQLVSLFLPEFPVRPSARQQQLKILGFVAKGSFGTILKVLDCGREKVCAVKVVPKVEVLRRDTLKQCKEEVSIQRQVRHPFVHGLGDSWQGQRHLFIMCTYCSTGDLHALWRTAGCLAEATVRLFAAELVLVLVYLHDLGIMHRDVKMENILLDERGHLKLTDFGLSRYLQWGERAHTICGTLQYMAPEVLSGGPYSHAADWWSLGVLLFALASGEFPVAPAGDHVAMLERVKQSSYESPPEFSPELARLLAELLCHNPLYRLRYLHHFQGHPFFRGVAFDADLLQKEPVVVAVAPRPPEQPPPDPATFADFDYDLAASPDRPWPG, encoded by the exons ATGGGAGCGACGagcagcggccccggcccggccccggctccggTGCGGCCCCCCCAGGTGCGTGCGGCGGCATCAGCCCCGGGGATGCCCCTGGGCACCTCCCGCCCCGGGATCCCCTCGCTGACGCTGTCCCCGGTTCCGCAGGGCCGCACCGTGGGCTCGTGGGTGCGGGCGCTGTTGAGCCGAGCAGGGTCGGTGCCGGTATCGGTACCGGTGCCGGTACCGGGGCTCGCATTGGCCCCGCGGGGCCCCGCCGaggagccgccgctgcccgggTGGCCGCTGCCGCAGCTCGTCTCGTTGTTCCTGCCGGAGTTCCCCGTCCGCCCCTCCGCccgccagcagcagctcaag ATCCTGGGCTTCGTGGCCAAAGGCTCCTTCGGGACCATCCTCAAAGTGCTGGACTGCGGGCGGGAGAAGGTCTGCGCCGTGAAG GTCGTGCCCAAAGTGGAGGTGCTGCGCCGTGACACCCTCAAACAGTGCAAAGAAGAAGTCAGCATCCAG AGACAGGTCAGGCACCCGTTTGTCCACGGGCTGGGGGACAGCTGGCAGGGCCAGCGCCACCTCTTCATCA TGTGCACCTACTGCAGCACCGGGGACCTGCACGCGCTGTGGCGCACGGCCGGCTGCCTGGCTGAGGCCACCGTCCGGCTGTTTGCCGCCgagctggtgctggtgctgg TGTACCTCCACGACCTGGGCATCATGCACAGAGATGTCAAG ATGGAAAACATCCTCCTGGATGAGAGAG GGCACCTCAAGCTCACCGACTTCGGCCTCTCCCGGTACCTGCAGTGGGGTGAGCGAGCCCACACAATCTGTGGCACCCTGCAGTACATGG ccccagaggTGCTGAGTGGGGGGCCCTACAGCCACGCAGCTGACTGGTGGTCCTTGGGAGTCCTGCTCTTCGCCTTGGCCAGTGGGGAG ttccctgtggctccagcgGGGGACCATGTGGCCATGCTGGAACGTGTCAAACAGAGCAGCTACGAGAGCCCACCTGAGTTCAGCCCTGAGCTGGCCCGGCTGCTCGCCGAG ctgctgtgccacaaCCCCCTGTACCGCCTGCGCTACCTCCACCACTTCCAGGGCCACCCCTTCTTCCGCGGGGTGGCCTTTGACGCTGACCTGCTGCAGAAGGAGCcggtggtggtggcagtggccCCGCGACCCCCCGAGCAGCCCCCGCCCGACCCCGCCACTTTCGCCGACTTTGACTACGACCTCGCCGCCTCCCCGGACCGGCCTTGGCCTGGCTGA
- the RSKR gene encoding ribosomal protein S6 kinase-related protein isoform X2 codes for MGATSSGPGPAPAPVRPPQGRTVGSWVRALLSRAGSVPVSVPVPVPGLALAPRGPAEEPPLPGWPLPQLVSLFLPEFPVRPSARQQQLKILGFVAKGSFGTILKVLDCGREKVCAVKVVPKVEVLRRDTLKQCKEEVSIQRQVRHPFVHGLGDSWQGQRHLFIMCTYCSTGDLHALWRTAGCLAEATVRLFAAELVLVLVYLHDLGIMHRDVKMENILLDERGHLKLTDFGLSRYLQWGERAHTICGTLQYMAPEVLSGGPYSHAADWWSLGVLLFALASGEFPVAPAGDHVAMLERVKQSSYESPPEFSPELARLLAELLCHNPLYRLRYLHHFQGHPFFRGVAFDADLLQKEPVVVAVAPRPPEQPPPDPATFADFDYDLAASPDRPWPG; via the exons ATGGGAGCGACGagcagcggccccggcccggccccggctccggTGCGGCCCCCCCAG GGCCGCACCGTGGGCTCGTGGGTGCGGGCGCTGTTGAGCCGAGCAGGGTCGGTGCCGGTATCGGTACCGGTGCCGGTACCGGGGCTCGCATTGGCCCCGCGGGGCCCCGCCGaggagccgccgctgcccgggTGGCCGCTGCCGCAGCTCGTCTCGTTGTTCCTGCCGGAGTTCCCCGTCCGCCCCTCCGCccgccagcagcagctcaag ATCCTGGGCTTCGTGGCCAAAGGCTCCTTCGGGACCATCCTCAAAGTGCTGGACTGCGGGCGGGAGAAGGTCTGCGCCGTGAAG GTCGTGCCCAAAGTGGAGGTGCTGCGCCGTGACACCCTCAAACAGTGCAAAGAAGAAGTCAGCATCCAG AGACAGGTCAGGCACCCGTTTGTCCACGGGCTGGGGGACAGCTGGCAGGGCCAGCGCCACCTCTTCATCA TGTGCACCTACTGCAGCACCGGGGACCTGCACGCGCTGTGGCGCACGGCCGGCTGCCTGGCTGAGGCCACCGTCCGGCTGTTTGCCGCCgagctggtgctggtgctgg TGTACCTCCACGACCTGGGCATCATGCACAGAGATGTCAAG ATGGAAAACATCCTCCTGGATGAGAGAG GGCACCTCAAGCTCACCGACTTCGGCCTCTCCCGGTACCTGCAGTGGGGTGAGCGAGCCCACACAATCTGTGGCACCCTGCAGTACATGG ccccagaggTGCTGAGTGGGGGGCCCTACAGCCACGCAGCTGACTGGTGGTCCTTGGGAGTCCTGCTCTTCGCCTTGGCCAGTGGGGAG ttccctgtggctccagcgGGGGACCATGTGGCCATGCTGGAACGTGTCAAACAGAGCAGCTACGAGAGCCCACCTGAGTTCAGCCCTGAGCTGGCCCGGCTGCTCGCCGAG ctgctgtgccacaaCCCCCTGTACCGCCTGCGCTACCTCCACCACTTCCAGGGCCACCCCTTCTTCCGCGGGGTGGCCTTTGACGCTGACCTGCTGCAGAAGGAGCcggtggtggtggcagtggccCCGCGACCCCCCGAGCAGCCCCCGCCCGACCCCGCCACTTTCGCCGACTTTGACTACGACCTCGCCGCCTCCCCGGACCGGCCTTGGCCTGGCTGA